A genomic region of Zea mays cultivar B73 chromosome 6, Zm-B73-REFERENCE-NAM-5.0, whole genome shotgun sequence contains the following coding sequences:
- the LOC100276154 gene encoding uncharacterized protein LOC100276154, whose protein sequence is MIQLLFTLLAAEGAVAAVLLFKTPLRRLAVLALDHLKRGRGPVMVRTIAATVLVVLASSLHSMAKIRGHAEGELDGSGVVGLTPTDQVLLARHLLEASLMGYSLFLALVIDRLHNYVKENRRLRKKLEEVLKQNKALEEATNGKLEENRPDQKDLSHAKDN, encoded by the exons aTGATACAGCTGCTCTTCACGCTGCTAGCGGCGGAGGGCGCCGTGGCGGCGGTGCTACTCTTCAAGACGCCGCTGCGGAGGCTGGCCGTGCTCGCGCTCGACCACCTCAAGCGGGGCCGCGGGCCCGTCATGGTGCGCACCATCGCGGCCACCGTGCTTGTCGTGCTCGCATCCAGTCTCCACAGCATGGCCAAGATCCGCGGCCACGCCGAGGGGGAGCTCGACGGCTCCGGGGTCGTGGGGCTCACCCCCACCGACCAGGTCCTTCTTGCGCGACACCTCCTCGAGGCGTCACTCATGG GATACTCCTTATTCCTTGCTTTAGTCATTGACCGGCTGCACAACTATGTCAAAGAAAATCGAAGGCTCAGGAAGAAATTGGAAGAGGTGTTGAAACAGAATAAGGCACTAGAAGAAGCAACAAATGGAAAGCTAGAAGAGAACAGGCCTGACCAGAAAGACCTTTCCCATGCCAAGGATAATTAA